A section of the Agrobacterium tumefaciens genome encodes:
- a CDS encoding MFS transporter has translation MSPTTTPAAARQLNSQDYKTLGLSALGGALEFYDFIIFVFFATVIGHLFFPPEMPDWLVMIQTFGIFAAGYLVRPLGGIVLAHYGDRYGRKRVFAFSILLMALSTLGMALMPTYATIGVAAPILLIILRMLQGAAIGGEVPGAWTFVAEHVPFRRVGLACGFLTSGLSFGIMLGSLIAFAINSLFTPEDVAGYAWRIPFLLGGVFGLIAVYLRRWLEETPIFMEMKKSKSLTDKLPLGLVLKHHMRGVIISALLTWVLSAAIVVTTLMTATFLQKLYGYTPTQALAGTSFGTLFLIFGVIIAGALIDRVGSGIFFMGASIFFGVATFTFYSYAGTSLQTMFLLYGVMGLSVGMAGAVPYVMVRAFPASVRFSGLSFAYNVSYAVFGGLTPIGVTTALAINPMAHAWYLVFIAILAFALGVYLYLRGSEIESHVGIEELAALRS, from the coding sequence ATGTCTCCCACCACCACCCCGGCAGCAGCCCGGCAACTCAACAGCCAGGATTACAAAACGCTAGGCCTTTCGGCACTGGGCGGTGCGCTCGAATTTTACGACTTCATCATTTTCGTATTCTTCGCGACCGTTATCGGACATCTGTTCTTTCCGCCTGAAATGCCGGACTGGCTGGTGATGATCCAGACTTTCGGCATCTTTGCCGCCGGTTATCTGGTCCGTCCGCTCGGCGGCATTGTGCTGGCGCATTATGGTGACCGGTATGGCCGAAAGCGCGTGTTCGCCTTCTCGATCCTCCTGATGGCGCTGTCGACTCTCGGCATGGCGCTGATGCCGACCTATGCCACCATCGGCGTGGCCGCTCCCATCCTGCTCATCATCCTGCGCATGCTGCAGGGTGCGGCCATCGGCGGTGAAGTACCGGGCGCCTGGACCTTCGTTGCCGAACATGTGCCTTTCCGCCGCGTCGGCCTTGCCTGCGGTTTCCTCACGTCCGGTCTTTCGTTCGGCATCATGCTGGGCTCACTGATCGCCTTTGCCATCAACTCGCTCTTCACACCGGAAGATGTGGCCGGTTACGCCTGGCGCATCCCTTTCCTGCTCGGCGGCGTCTTCGGCCTCATCGCGGTCTATCTGCGCCGCTGGCTTGAGGAAACGCCAATCTTCATGGAAATGAAAAAGTCCAAGTCGCTCACCGACAAGCTGCCGCTTGGCCTGGTGCTGAAGCATCATATGCGCGGCGTGATCATCTCCGCCCTGCTGACATGGGTTCTGTCGGCAGCCATCGTCGTCACCACGCTGATGACCGCCACCTTCCTGCAAAAGCTCTACGGCTATACGCCAACGCAGGCACTCGCCGGTACCAGTTTCGGCACGCTCTTCCTGATCTTCGGCGTCATCATCGCCGGCGCCCTGATCGACCGCGTCGGCTCGGGCATCTTCTTCATGGGCGCCAGCATCTTCTTCGGCGTCGCCACTTTCACCTTCTATAGCTATGCCGGAACCTCGCTTCAGACCATGTTCCTGCTCTACGGCGTCATGGGCCTTTCGGTCGGCATGGCGGGTGCGGTGCCCTATGTCATGGTCCGCGCCTTCCCGGCCTCGGTCCGCTTCTCCGGCCTCTCCTTCGCCTACAATGTCTCCTACGCGGTCTTCGGCGGGCTGACGCCGATTGGTGTAACAACGGCGCTTGCGATCAACCCGATGGCGCATGCCTGGTATCTGGTGTTCATCGCCATCCTCGCCTTCGCGCTCGGCGTATATCTCTATCTGCGCGGCAGCGAGATCGAAAGTCATGTCGGCATTGAAGAATTGGCGGCGTTGCGTTCGTAG
- a CDS encoding AAA family ATPase: MLFLDSVTMKEMQTDRNDYPFSVPALRHLERLDFKTPITLFAGNNGSGKSTLLEGLAAGMTSYAIGNHGQVAGDLYLQHAETVAKAFYFARKKYPKIRMFLRAEDVLGYIRRQNEEALDDFRWEREKALKKGEDFPEETPETFRRIVRHNILDSRSHGEGFLDILHRRVHGAGIYFLDEPESPLSMQKQLELAELIRSAADHGAQLIIATHSPVLLAIPEATIYSFDDDGISERLYDELDNISFLRRFLDRPSKYLSD, from the coding sequence ATGCTGTTTCTCGACAGCGTTACGATGAAGGAAATGCAGACTGACAGGAACGACTATCCCTTCTCCGTTCCGGCGCTGCGGCATCTGGAGCGTCTGGACTTCAAGACGCCGATCACCTTGTTCGCTGGCAATAACGGCTCAGGCAAGTCCACCTTGCTGGAGGGGTTGGCGGCAGGCATGACGTCCTATGCGATCGGTAATCACGGCCAGGTGGCGGGCGATCTTTACCTCCAGCACGCCGAAACGGTCGCAAAGGCGTTTTATTTCGCCCGCAAGAAATACCCGAAAATCCGCATGTTCCTGCGCGCTGAGGACGTGCTGGGCTACATTCGCCGCCAGAATGAGGAGGCGCTGGACGATTTTCGGTGGGAACGCGAGAAAGCTCTGAAAAAAGGCGAAGACTTCCCCGAAGAAACCCCGGAAACTTTTCGCAGGATTGTCCGCCACAATATTCTGGATTCGAGATCGCACGGTGAGGGATTTCTCGACATCCTCCACCGCCGGGTCCATGGCGCAGGCATCTATTTTCTCGACGAACCCGAGAGTCCGCTTTCCATGCAGAAGCAACTTGAACTGGCCGAACTGATCCGCAGCGCGGCCGACCATGGCGCGCAGCTGATCATCGCCACCCACTCACCTGTGCTGCTGGCCATTCCCGAAGCGACGATCTACTCCTTCGATGACGATGGAATTAGCGAGCGTCTGTACGATGAACTGGACAACATCAGCTTTCTGCGGCGTTTCCTCGACCGTCCGTCAAAATACCTGAGCGATTGA
- a CDS encoding zinc-dependent alcohol dehydrogenase family protein, which translates to MRALFYEHFGETPVVASLPDPEPTENGVVIAVKATGLCRSDWHGWMGHDPDIRLPHVPGHEFAGVIAAVGKNVSRFKTGDRVTVPFVSGCGHCHECRSGNQQVCEAQFQPGFTHWGSFAEYVAIDFADQNLVHLPETMSYATAAGLGCRFATSFRAVTDQGRLKGGEWLAVHGCGGVGLSAIMIGAGLGAQVVAIDIADDKLDMARQLGATATINSRTVADVAEAVRDITGGGAHVSVDALGHPQTCCNSISNLRRRGRHVQVGLMLADHAMPAIPMARVIAHELEIYGSHGMQAWRYEDMLAMIESGRLAPEKLIGRHISLSEAATALPAMDRFQESGISIIDRFE; encoded by the coding sequence ATGCGCGCGTTATTCTATGAACATTTTGGCGAAACCCCTGTCGTTGCCTCTCTTCCCGATCCGGAGCCGACAGAAAACGGCGTTGTCATCGCCGTCAAGGCAACCGGTCTTTGCCGCAGCGACTGGCATGGCTGGATGGGCCACGACCCCGATATCCGCCTGCCGCACGTGCCCGGACACGAGTTCGCCGGTGTCATCGCCGCCGTCGGCAAAAACGTCAGCCGCTTCAAGACCGGCGACCGAGTCACCGTTCCCTTCGTTTCGGGCTGCGGGCATTGCCATGAGTGCCGGTCGGGAAACCAGCAGGTTTGCGAGGCGCAGTTCCAGCCTGGATTTACCCATTGGGGTTCTTTCGCTGAATATGTCGCCATCGACTTCGCCGATCAGAACCTCGTTCACCTCCCGGAGACAATGAGTTACGCCACCGCCGCCGGCCTCGGCTGCCGTTTTGCCACCTCTTTCCGGGCGGTGACGGATCAGGGCCGGTTGAAGGGTGGCGAGTGGCTGGCGGTTCACGGCTGCGGCGGCGTCGGCCTCTCCGCCATCATGATCGGCGCGGGTCTCGGCGCACAGGTCGTCGCCATCGACATCGCCGACGACAAGCTCGACATGGCCCGCCAGCTCGGCGCGACCGCAACGATCAATAGCCGCACCGTTGCCGATGTCGCCGAGGCCGTGCGCGACATCACCGGTGGCGGCGCGCATGTCTCGGTCGACGCGCTTGGCCATCCGCAGACTTGCTGCAATTCCATCAGCAACCTGCGCCGGCGTGGACGCCATGTGCAGGTGGGCCTGATGCTTGCCGACCATGCCATGCCAGCCATTCCCATGGCGCGCGTTATCGCCCATGAGCTCGAAATCTACGGCAGCCATGGCATGCAGGCATGGCGTTACGAGGACATGCTGGCCATGATCGAAAGCGGCAGGCTCGCGCCTGAAAAGCTGATCGGCCGCCATATCTCCTTGAGCGAGGCCGCAACGGCCCTGCCCGCCATGGACAGGTTTCAGGAAAGCGGCATCAGTATCATAGACCGCTTCGAATAG